From Passer domesticus isolate bPasDom1 chromosome 8, bPasDom1.hap1, whole genome shotgun sequence, a single genomic window includes:
- the LDB1 gene encoding LIM domain-binding protein 1 isoform X1, with protein MSVGCACPGCSSKSFKLYSPKEPPNGNAFPPFHPGTMLDRDVGPTPMYPPTYLEPGIGRHTPYGNQTDYRIFELNKRLQNWTEECDNLWWDAFTTEFFEDDAMLTITFCLEDGPKRYTIGRTLIPRYFRSIFEGGATELYYVLKHPKESFHNNFVSLDCDQCTMVTQHGKPMFTQVCVEGRLYLEFMFDDMMRIKTWHFSIRQHRELIPRSILAMHAQDPQMLDQLSKNITRCGLSNSTLNYLRLCVILEPMQELMSRHKTYSLSPRDCLKTCLFQKWQRMVAPPAEPARQQPSKRRKRKMSGGSTMSSGGGNTNNSNSKKKSPASTFALSSQVPDVMVVGEPTLMGGEFGDEDERLITRLENTQFDAANGIDDEDSFNNSPALGANSPWNSKPPSSQESKSENPTSQASQ; from the exons gctgttcctCTAAGTCATTCAAGCTGTACTCGCCAAAGGAGCCCCCGAACGGCAACGCCTTCCCCCCCTTCCACCCAGGCACCATGCTGGATCGAGATGTGGG ACCTACTCCTATGTACCCACCGACGTACCTGGAGCCTGGAATCGG gaggcACACGCCGTACGGGAACCAGACCGACTACAGGATATTTGAGCTCAACAAGCGGCTGCAGAACTGGACAGAG GAATGTGACAATCTGTGGTGGGATGCATTCACCACAGAGTTCTTTGAGGATGATGCCATGTTAACAATCACTTTCTGCTTGGAGGATGGACCAAAGAGATACA CGATTGGCCGGACTCTGATTCCCCGTTACTTCCGCAGCATCTTTGAGGGGGGAGCCACAGAGCTGTACTACGTGCTCAAGCACCCCAAGGAATCCTTCCACAACAACTTCGTCTCGCTGGACTGTGACCAGTGCACCATGGTCACCCAGCACGGCAAGCCCATGTTCACCCAG GTGTGTGTGGAGGGGCGGCTCTACCTGGAGTTCATGTTTGATGACATGATGAGGATAAAGACGTGGCATTTCAGCATCCGCCAGCATCGAGAACTTATTCCCCGCAGCATCCTTGCCATGCAT GCACAGGATCCACAAATGCTGGACCAGTTATCCAAGAACATCACACGCTGTGGGCTCTCAAACTCCACACTCAACTACCTCCGA ctctgtgtaaTCCTAGAACCAATGCAGGAGCTCATGTCACGGCACAAGACCTACAGCCTCAGTCCCCGGGACTGCCTCAAGACTTGCCTCTTCCAGAAGTGGCAGCGGATGGTCGCTCCGCCCG CTGAGCCAGCACGGCAGCAGCCCAGCAAGCGCCGGAAAAGGAAGATGTCAGGGGGCAGCACCATGAGCTCTGGTGGGGGAAACACcaacaacagcaacagcaaGAAGAAGAGCCCAGCCAGCACCTTTGCCCTGTCCAGTCAGGTACCT GATGTGATGGTGGTAGGCGAGCCCACGCTGATGGGGGGGGAGTTTGGGGACGAGGACGAGCGCCTCATCACCCGGCTGGAGAACACGCAGTTTGACGCCGCCAACGGCATCGACGACGAGGACAGCTTCAACAACTCGCCGGCGCTGggggccaacagcccctggaaCAGCAAACCGCCCTCCAGCCAGGAGAGCAAGTCAGAGAACCCCACGTCGCAGGCGTCGCAGTAA
- the LDB1 gene encoding LIM domain-binding protein 1 isoform X2, with protein MSVGCACPGCSSKSFKLYSPKEPPNGNAFPPFHPGTMLDRDVGPTPMYPPTYLEPGIGRHTPYGNQTDYRIFELNKRLQNWTEECDNLWWDAFTTEFFEDDAMLTITFCLEDGPKRYTIGRTLIPRYFRSIFEGGATELYYVLKHPKESFHNNFVSLDCDQCTMVTQHGKPMFTQVCVEGRLYLEFMFDDMMRIKTWHFSIRQHRELIPRSILAMHAQDPQMLDQLSKNITRCGLSNSTLNYLRLCVILEPMQELMSRHKTYSLSPRDCLKTCLFQKWQRMVAPPAEPARQQPSKRRKRKMSGGSTMSSGGGNTNNSNSKKKSPASTFALSSQDVMVVGEPTLMGGEFGDEDERLITRLENTQFDAANGIDDEDSFNNSPALGANSPWNSKPPSSQESKSENPTSQASQ; from the exons gctgttcctCTAAGTCATTCAAGCTGTACTCGCCAAAGGAGCCCCCGAACGGCAACGCCTTCCCCCCCTTCCACCCAGGCACCATGCTGGATCGAGATGTGGG ACCTACTCCTATGTACCCACCGACGTACCTGGAGCCTGGAATCGG gaggcACACGCCGTACGGGAACCAGACCGACTACAGGATATTTGAGCTCAACAAGCGGCTGCAGAACTGGACAGAG GAATGTGACAATCTGTGGTGGGATGCATTCACCACAGAGTTCTTTGAGGATGATGCCATGTTAACAATCACTTTCTGCTTGGAGGATGGACCAAAGAGATACA CGATTGGCCGGACTCTGATTCCCCGTTACTTCCGCAGCATCTTTGAGGGGGGAGCCACAGAGCTGTACTACGTGCTCAAGCACCCCAAGGAATCCTTCCACAACAACTTCGTCTCGCTGGACTGTGACCAGTGCACCATGGTCACCCAGCACGGCAAGCCCATGTTCACCCAG GTGTGTGTGGAGGGGCGGCTCTACCTGGAGTTCATGTTTGATGACATGATGAGGATAAAGACGTGGCATTTCAGCATCCGCCAGCATCGAGAACTTATTCCCCGCAGCATCCTTGCCATGCAT GCACAGGATCCACAAATGCTGGACCAGTTATCCAAGAACATCACACGCTGTGGGCTCTCAAACTCCACACTCAACTACCTCCGA ctctgtgtaaTCCTAGAACCAATGCAGGAGCTCATGTCACGGCACAAGACCTACAGCCTCAGTCCCCGGGACTGCCTCAAGACTTGCCTCTTCCAGAAGTGGCAGCGGATGGTCGCTCCGCCCG CTGAGCCAGCACGGCAGCAGCCCAGCAAGCGCCGGAAAAGGAAGATGTCAGGGGGCAGCACCATGAGCTCTGGTGGGGGAAACACcaacaacagcaacagcaaGAAGAAGAGCCCAGCCAGCACCTTTGCCCTGTCCAGTCAG GATGTGATGGTGGTAGGCGAGCCCACGCTGATGGGGGGGGAGTTTGGGGACGAGGACGAGCGCCTCATCACCCGGCTGGAGAACACGCAGTTTGACGCCGCCAACGGCATCGACGACGAGGACAGCTTCAACAACTCGCCGGCGCTGggggccaacagcccctggaaCAGCAAACCGCCCTCCAGCCAGGAGAGCAAGTCAGAGAACCCCACGTCGCAGGCGTCGCAGTAA
- the LOC135306706 gene encoding prominin-1-A-like, translated as MELGNISKPTYGPGPEAPGSSAPGMVAMAHGFLRLVQPHALPTELINFGQPESGFSQEDIHELLLYELGFLVCMALGVVLAILVPLVGCCFCCCRCCGHCGGRMYQKQGRRMRCRRRALWASVLLLSAFLLAGGVCALISNTRFSQAVKSTFPNVNNTLGDVQTYLASIPQQVDFIINKSDVPLDYANRSLQDIGPKLGSTITSRIRSSTDGALGSLQSLLQGMEKLKDTFANIAIRRSELEELQSNYSQRLVSLRDRLNSTLQKCGSPCGRVSLDGLVFTANFSTIPGVEQQLEALREVSEANMETGLEEVNKTLAMTPDKVQEQSQEVVAKSQDQLLLVRQEIRSLQEGLPLLDAKEKVGAFVNNSALVLEEYREPIIAWDGLRLILCALLCCTVLLVVFCNVFGLLLGPLGLKEGVLPTQRSSLSDAGGNFFMAGVGFSFIFYWLLMLLVMISFVLGGNIYMLFCESWHNQQLFQLLDKVPNFNLSELLGLKGDTTNFSEIYRQCQQDASLWQTLHLDQSVSLDELLNISQYTGNITTDFKKMNITLSPISLLNQSQKDLLLSASRAGQPPNFTLTLEQLDQNMTQGSLLDLAAELEQLAGKVGTDMKESLEENAHDLRELEKDMQASFSEPLQSLKESIYSVQSGAAQLEGQTTAALDKANKTQEFLEREMPNIVKNEKLAFLEQLLDFFETYISWAKSRVREDVARCKPIAQSLDNVEVIGCDYIMDSVNAFWFSLGWCTFFLLPSIILAVRLAKFYRRMDIADVYRKEDFEMPPTFNAYKIPRPSTRH; from the exons aTGGAGCTGGGGAACATCTCGAAGCCCACGTACGGGCCCGGCCCCGAGGCGCCGGGGAGCAGCGCGCCGGGGATGGTGGCAATGGCACACGGCTTCCTGCGGCTGGTGCAGCCACACGCCCTGCCCACAG AGCTGATTAATTTTGGGCAGCCCGAGAGCGGGTTCAGCCAGGAGGACATCCACGAg ctgctgctctacGAACTGGGTTTCCTGGTGTGCATGGCCCTTGGAGTCGTCCTCGCCATCCTCGTGCCGCTGGTGggatgctgcttctgctgctgccgctgctgcggGCACTGCGGGGGCCGCATGTACCAGAAGCAGGGCCGGCGGATGCGCTGCCGGCGCCGGGCGCTCTGGgcctctgtcctgctgctctccgCTTTCCTCCT GGCTGGTGGTGTCTGTGCCCTCATCAGCAACACCCGCTTCTCCCAGGCTGTGAAGAGCACCTTTCCCAATGTGAACAACACTCTGGGCGATGTCCAGACCTACCTGGCCTCCATCCCCCAG caaGTTGATTTTATCATCAACAAGAGCGATGTCCCGCTGGACTATGCCAACCGCAGCCTCCAGG ACATTGGGCCCAAACTGGGCAGTACGATCACCTCACGCATCAGGAGCAGCACGGATGGAGCTCTGGGGTCTCTCCAGAGCCTCTTGCAAG ggatggagaagctgaaggacACCTTTGCCAACATTGCCATCAGGCGCTCGGAGCTcgaggagctgcagagcaacTACAGCCAGCGGCTGGTCAGCCTGCGGGACAGGCTCAACAGCACCCTGCAGAAATGTGGCTCCCCGTGTGGCCGAGTGTCCCTGGACGGGCTCGTCTTCACCGCCAACTTCAGCACG ATCCCAggtgtggagcagcagctggaggcacTGCGTGAGGTCTCTGAGGCAAACATGGAGACTGGTTTAGAGGAG GTTAACAAAACgctggccatgacccctgacaagGTGCAAGAGCAGTCCCAAGAAGTGGTGGCAA AGAGCCAGGACCAGCTGCTCCTTGTCAGGCAGGAGATCAGAAGCTTGCAGGAAGGGTTGCCACTcctggatgccaaggagaaagTTGGGGCCTTTGTGAACAATTCTGCATTGGTGCTGGAGGAGTACAGGGAGCCGATCATCGCCTGGGATGGGCTCAG GTTGATCTTGTGTGCCCTCCTGTGCTGCACGGTGCTGCTGGTGGTCTTCTGCAACGTttttgggctgctgctggggcccCTGGGGCTGAAGGAAGGCGTGCTGCCCACGCAGCGCAGCAGCCTCTCCGATGCTGGCGGGAACTTCTTCATGGC agggGTTGGCTTCAGTTTCATCTTCTACTGGCTGCTCATGCTGCTGGTGATGATCAGCTTCGTGCTAGGGGGGAACATTTACATGCTCTTCTGTGAGTCCTGGCACAACCAGCAGCTCTTCCAG CTCCTGGACAAGGTCCCTAACTTCAatctctcagagctgctgggcctGAAGGGTGACACGACAAACTTTTCAGAGATATACAG gcagtgccagcaagATGCTTCCCTGTGGCAAACTCTGCACTTGGACCAGAGCGTGTCCCTGGATGAGCTCTTGAATATCAGCCAG TACACAGGAAATATCACCACGGATTTTAAGAAGATGAACATCACCCTAAGCCCCATCTCCCTGCTCAACCAGAGCCAGAAAGACCTGCTGCTGAGTGCCAGTCGGGCTGGACAGCCTCCCAACTTCACCCTCACCCTGGAGCAG CTGGATCAGAATATGACCCAGGGAAGCCTCCTGGatctggctgcagagctggagcagctggcaggAAAAGTG ggcacAGACATGAAGGAGAGCCTGGAAGAAAATGCTCACgacctgagggagctggaaaaggACATGCAGGCGAGCTTCTCTGAGCCACTG CAAAGCCTGAAGGAGAGCATCTACTCAGTGCAGAGTGGGGCTGCCCAGCTAGAG GGACAGACAACAGCTGCGCTGGACAAAGCCAACAAAACCCAGGAGTTCCTGGAGAGGGAGATGCCAAACATCGTCAAGAAT GAGAAACTGGccttcctggagcagctgctggatttCTTTGAGACCTACATTTCATGGGCCAAGAGCAGG GTGAGAGAAGATGTGGCACGTTGCAAGCCCATAGCTCAGTCCTTGGATAATGTGGAGGTCATTGGCTGTGACTATATCATGGACTCTGTG AATGCCTTCTGGTTCAGCCTGGGCTGGTGCacctttttcctgctgcccagcaTCATCCTGGCTGTCAGACTTGCCAAGTTTTACCGCCGCATGGATATTGCTGATGTGTACAG